In the Treponema sp. J25 genome, one interval contains:
- a CDS encoding pseudouridine synthase yields MGEPFYKILHSQGFGSRKECIQMIRHGRCAVDGAVITDPEGAVSLSEGAILTVDGVSWPYVQRLYVALNKPAGYECSRAPTHHDSVFELLPPHFMRRGVQPVGRLDWDSRGLLLFSDDGAFIHYLTSPKKHIPKTYRVTTEAPCTDRMVRDLLQGVLLRGEAELCRALGCTICGDFQIELVVDEGKYHQVKRMLAAVGNRCTELERVQIGSLSLERLGILEGQWTYLTAEHLRDVGYVK; encoded by the coding sequence ATGGGTGAGCCCTTCTATAAAATTCTGCATTCCCAGGGGTTTGGCAGTCGGAAAGAGTGTATTCAGATGATTCGCCATGGTCGCTGTGCGGTAGATGGAGCGGTGATTACCGATCCCGAAGGGGCTGTGAGCCTTTCTGAGGGGGCTATTCTTACGGTGGATGGTGTGTCCTGGCCCTATGTCCAAAGGCTTTACGTGGCCCTTAATAAACCGGCGGGCTATGAGTGTTCCCGGGCCCCGACCCACCATGACTCGGTTTTTGAGTTGTTGCCTCCCCATTTTATGCGTCGGGGTGTACAGCCAGTAGGGCGTCTTGATTGGGACAGCCGGGGACTCCTGCTCTTTAGCGATGATGGAGCCTTTATTCACTATCTAACGAGCCCCAAAAAACACATACCTAAAACATACCGGGTTACCACCGAGGCACCCTGTACCGACAGGATGGTCCGGGATCTATTGCAAGGAGTCCTGTTGAGGGGAGAGGCAGAGTTGTGCCGGGCCCTGGGGTGTACCATTTGCGGGGACTTCCAGATTGAACTGGTGGTAGACGAAGGGAAATATCACCAGGTAAAGCGCATGCTGGCGGCAGTAGGAAATCGCTGTACAGAGCTTGAGCGGGTACAAATTGGGAGTCTTTCTCTGGAAAGGTTGGGAATCCTTGAAGGCCAGTGGACTTACCTTACGGCGGAGCATCTGCGGGATGTGGGGTATGTAAAATAA
- a CDS encoding SDR family oxidoreductase codes for MAKEKHKLAYITGGSSGIGLAIARRLVQQGIGVYLFGRDPHKLESAVTQLRKEWEGTFASGAKNDTGLPQNSSASKEMPPPIYQHPLDVSDPQQVYACIPSCLAESGTPDILINCAGIARPGYFEELAPEIFERTIKTNLLGTIHMTRAVFPSMAQQGSGRIINVSSLAGLVGVFGYTAYGASKFGVIGFSETLRAEARRYGITVQVLCPPDTDTPQLAEENQYKPPETRRIAGNARLLSPDQVARRVIAKLSSSSFYIFADTESALIYHLHRLFPRLVERIMDWQIKDVQKTKQAIPSKEK; via the coding sequence ATGGCTAAAGAAAAACATAAGCTAGCCTACATCACCGGAGGTTCAAGTGGTATCGGCCTTGCCATTGCCCGGCGACTCGTACAGCAGGGCATAGGGGTATACCTCTTTGGCCGAGACCCCCACAAGTTAGAAAGCGCCGTTACCCAATTACGTAAAGAGTGGGAGGGAACTTTTGCCTCCGGTGCCAAGAATGATACCGGCTTACCCCAGAATAGTTCCGCCAGCAAAGAGATGCCCCCACCTATTTACCAACACCCGCTGGATGTTTCCGACCCACAACAGGTATATGCATGCATCCCCTCCTGTTTAGCCGAATCAGGGACTCCAGACATCCTTATTAATTGCGCCGGCATAGCGCGGCCAGGTTATTTTGAGGAATTGGCCCCGGAAATTTTTGAACGCACCATCAAAACCAATCTTTTGGGAACCATCCACATGACCCGGGCGGTTTTTCCGTCGATGGCACAACAGGGCAGCGGCCGAATCATCAATGTATCATCTCTGGCGGGCCTGGTGGGCGTTTTTGGATACACCGCCTATGGGGCAAGCAAATTCGGGGTCATCGGCTTCTCGGAAACCCTTCGGGCCGAAGCCCGTCGCTATGGTATCACCGTTCAGGTGCTCTGCCCCCCTGACACGGATACGCCCCAACTGGCCGAGGAAAATCAATACAAACCTCCAGAAACCCGCCGGATTGCCGGAAATGCCCGATTGCTTTCTCCCGACCAGGTAGCCCGGCGGGTAATCGCAAAGCTTTCAAGTTCATCATTCTATATTTTTGCGGATACCGAAAGTGCCCTCATTTATCATCTCCACCGACTCTTTCCACGACTGGTAGAGCGGATCATGGACTGGCAAATCAAAGATGTCCAAAAGACAAAGCAGGCTATTCCATCAAAAGAGAAATAA
- a CDS encoding undecaprenyl-diphosphate phosphatase gives MSIVEALFLGIVQGLTEFLPVSSSGHLVLFQKLFGLKDVPLLFDTLLHCGTLLAVFVALWDDIWPLIQRPFQKTTYLVIVATLPTVIIALLFKDFIETAFSTGAWLGWGFLLTTTFLLVGEILSRRFIPQNTAAETGTTQGPEAPGVAQPPVLAPRDTAHHHKGLPIKDAAQMGYLRALFVGLMQGIAIFPAISRSGSTIAGGLMAGCERSYAGRFSFLMAIPAILGALVFQLKDIMHEGPGILGGLSAPVLVVGTGAAAITGFLAIKLLLKILQKGHLWGFACYTGFLALLILMDQYLVHLVF, from the coding sequence ATGAGTATCGTAGAAGCCTTGTTTTTAGGGATTGTACAGGGCCTTACCGAATTTCTACCCGTAAGTAGTTCGGGGCACCTGGTGCTTTTTCAAAAGCTTTTTGGGTTAAAGGATGTGCCCCTCTTGTTTGATACCCTGCTCCATTGTGGAACCCTCCTGGCTGTTTTTGTTGCCCTCTGGGATGACATCTGGCCCCTTATTCAGAGACCTTTCCAGAAAACCACGTACCTCGTCATAGTGGCAACCCTTCCCACGGTAATCATAGCCCTGCTCTTTAAAGATTTCATTGAAACAGCCTTCTCCACGGGCGCCTGGCTCGGATGGGGCTTTCTTCTTACCACTACCTTCCTTTTAGTGGGAGAAATACTCTCACGCCGGTTTATCCCTCAGAACACCGCCGCAGAAACAGGGACAACCCAGGGACCAGAAGCGCCAGGGGTCGCTCAGCCCCCCGTTTTAGCGCCCCGGGATACCGCACATCACCATAAGGGGCTCCCCATCAAAGATGCCGCCCAGATGGGATATCTCCGGGCCCTTTTCGTGGGACTCATGCAGGGCATTGCCATTTTCCCCGCCATATCCCGCTCAGGAAGCACCATTGCGGGGGGGCTTATGGCGGGCTGCGAACGGTCCTACGCAGGACGATTCTCGTTCCTCATGGCTATTCCCGCCATCCTGGGGGCCCTGGTATTTCAACTCAAAGATATCATGCACGAAGGCCCTGGCATTCTGGGGGGCCTGTCAGCACCTGTCCTGGTGGTTGGCACCGGAGCAGCAGCCATAACGGGGTTTCTTGCTATAAAACTTCTTCTTAAAATATTACAAAAAGGGCACCTCTGGGGCTTTGCCTGCTACACGGGGTTCCTCGCCCTTTTGATTCTTATGGACCAATACCTGGTACATCTTGTTTTTTAA
- a CDS encoding alpha-amylase family glycosyl hydrolase, with product MMQKRNMLVLAGSVFLAVFFGCTSTGESEGSGGTIAGPSIPTYQTVAPGTIENMGHPKMNLIIPAHEALKPGPDEVVVYYLRNDRNYEPWGFWLWAVPGGDGAAVWDKTRDLQVVEGVGYIRFKKDGSTYGVKTIGSDGLFGIIPRKDSGWEKDGEQDRILDATASNEWVVFQGDQKTYPYGPYVPSIEMARLVSQTEIVLDLSGRYGLATEKGDSGFTVSFADGSGTVAVLDAVNAADPENKQNNYAKKVKLLLAQPVPLDRPIQVAHPDFFAPVPVDTTALVASLADAIVPPRDYQLGALYDATHKSVEFRLWSPFASRVQVRLFKQSLAEKADYTLELNKNEGTGVWSGVFNARDPDGLFYEYVLSFGKKEVVALDPYAKAMDAFVGSGIGRGAIINPAKAQPMGGWEGYTDVKLEKREDAIIYEISVRDFTISPDSGVKNRPGSYLAFIEKIPYLKELGVTHVQLMPVLNFYYTNELKTEYEATGRANDNNYNWGYDPHNYFTPEGWFASNPKDPYNRIVELKTLIKELHKAGIGVILDVVYNHTATTAIFENLVPGYYYRRDARGAFISQSGCGNDVASERYMASKLIQDSLYYWVDEYKVDGFRFDLMGLIDAKTILDGRRRIAENLPGKEDVLFEGEGWKMYRGPKIEVLDQNYMLKTNEVAVFNDEFRDILKGGGLDDKRKAFVTGRPMNTRMIFENLAGRPMLNYKADDPGDSMNYVSAHDNLTLADNIAFNVGLDPQYPQERAEIAARAKLAQFMVLTGQPIAFIHGGCERGRSKPKKNSTTEVIGPFVHNSYDASDDINQFIWNAPKEYLAMAEWVKGLIHIRRQEEALRIGDAALIEKAMKQIPHESQLALGYQVSYKGTTLIMLVNANFDEPVTFKTGMNLTSARILVDADEARPEGVRQPTGLDIQDQEVTVQPLTAVMLKL from the coding sequence ATGATGCAAAAACGGAACATGCTTGTGCTTGCAGGAAGCGTATTCCTGGCAGTCTTCTTTGGCTGCACCAGCACCGGGGAATCGGAGGGGTCTGGCGGGACGATCGCCGGGCCTTCGATACCGACCTACCAGACCGTTGCCCCCGGTACCATCGAGAACATGGGGCATCCAAAGATGAATCTCATTATTCCCGCCCACGAGGCCCTTAAGCCAGGGCCCGATGAAGTGGTGGTATACTACCTTCGCAATGACAGGAATTACGAGCCCTGGGGTTTCTGGCTGTGGGCCGTCCCCGGTGGCGATGGGGCTGCGGTGTGGGATAAGACCAGGGATCTTCAGGTGGTAGAAGGGGTTGGCTACATTCGATTTAAGAAAGACGGGTCTACTTATGGGGTCAAAACCATTGGAAGCGATGGTCTCTTTGGCATCATCCCCCGAAAGGACTCAGGTTGGGAGAAGGATGGAGAACAGGACCGAATTCTGGATGCCACTGCCTCTAATGAATGGGTGGTATTCCAGGGGGACCAGAAAACCTATCCCTATGGCCCCTATGTGCCCAGTATCGAAATGGCCCGACTCGTTTCTCAAACTGAAATAGTCCTGGACCTTTCAGGACGCTATGGTCTTGCCACCGAAAAGGGAGATAGCGGCTTTACGGTTTCCTTTGCCGATGGTAGTGGTACGGTAGCAGTGCTGGATGCGGTCAATGCGGCGGATCCGGAAAACAAACAAAACAACTATGCGAAAAAGGTAAAGCTCCTGCTTGCTCAGCCAGTGCCGCTGGATAGGCCGATCCAGGTAGCTCATCCGGACTTTTTTGCTCCCGTCCCGGTGGATACCACGGCCCTGGTGGCCTCACTCGCCGATGCCATCGTCCCTCCCCGGGACTATCAGTTAGGGGCCCTCTATGATGCAACCCATAAATCCGTAGAATTCCGTCTTTGGTCTCCCTTTGCAAGCCGGGTACAGGTCCGGCTCTTTAAGCAAAGCCTGGCGGAAAAGGCAGATTACACCCTCGAACTGAATAAGAATGAAGGAACCGGTGTATGGTCTGGGGTCTTTAATGCCCGGGACCCCGATGGGCTTTTCTATGAATATGTGCTGTCCTTTGGAAAAAAGGAAGTGGTTGCCCTGGATCCCTATGCGAAGGCCATGGATGCCTTTGTGGGAAGCGGTATTGGTCGGGGGGCCATTATTAATCCTGCGAAGGCCCAGCCTATGGGAGGCTGGGAAGGCTATACGGATGTAAAACTAGAAAAGCGGGAAGATGCAATTATCTACGAAATTTCTGTCCGGGATTTTACGATTTCTCCTGACTCGGGAGTAAAGAATCGACCCGGTTCCTATCTGGCCTTTATCGAAAAGATCCCCTATCTAAAGGAACTGGGGGTAACCCATGTCCAGCTTATGCCGGTGTTGAATTTCTACTATACCAATGAACTGAAAACCGAATACGAAGCCACCGGCCGGGCCAATGACAACAATTACAACTGGGGCTATGATCCCCACAACTACTTTACCCCCGAGGGCTGGTTCGCTTCTAACCCGAAGGACCCCTATAACCGCATTGTAGAGCTAAAGACCCTCATCAAGGAATTGCACAAGGCGGGTATCGGTGTAATCCTTGATGTGGTGTACAACCATACCGCCACTACCGCCATATTCGAAAACCTGGTGCCCGGCTATTACTACCGGCGGGATGCCCGGGGCGCTTTTATTAGCCAGTCGGGGTGTGGCAACGATGTGGCCTCTGAACGGTACATGGCAAGCAAGCTTATCCAGGATTCCCTTTATTATTGGGTAGATGAATATAAGGTTGATGGATTCCGCTTCGATCTCATGGGGCTCATCGATGCAAAGACCATCCTTGATGGGCGACGCCGGATTGCCGAGAACCTCCCCGGAAAAGAGGATGTTTTGTTCGAAGGGGAAGGATGGAAAATGTACCGGGGTCCCAAGATTGAGGTGCTGGACCAGAATTACATGCTCAAAACCAATGAGGTCGCCGTCTTTAACGATGAGTTCCGGGATATCCTTAAGGGCGGAGGGCTCGATGATAAGCGCAAGGCCTTCGTTACCGGTAGACCTATGAATACCAGGATGATCTTCGAAAATTTGGCGGGCCGGCCCATGCTCAATTACAAGGCCGATGATCCCGGCGATTCGATGAATTATGTTTCTGCCCACGATAACCTTACCCTGGCAGACAACATCGCTTTTAATGTGGGTCTGGATCCCCAGTATCCCCAGGAACGGGCCGAAATTGCCGCCCGGGCAAAACTTGCCCAGTTTATGGTGCTTACGGGTCAGCCCATCGCGTTTATCCACGGGGGCTGTGAACGGGGCCGCAGTAAACCGAAGAAGAATTCCACCACCGAAGTAATCGGTCCCTTCGTTCATAATAGCTACGATGCATCCGACGATATCAACCAGTTCATCTGGAATGCCCCTAAAGAGTATCTTGCCATGGCAGAATGGGTGAAGGGCCTTATCCATATCCGCCGTCAGGAAGAGGCCCTCCGTATCGGCGATGCGGCCCTTATCGAGAAGGCCATGAAACAAATACCCCATGAAAGTCAGCTTGCCCTGGGGTACCAGGTAAGTTATAAGGGTACCACGCTGATCATGCTCGTGAATGCTAACTTTGATGAACCGGTCACCTTTAAAACCGGCATGAATCTTACCTCGGCCAGGATTCTGGTGGATGCCGACGAGGCCCGACCTGAGGGGGTTCGCCAGCCCACGGGCCTCGACATCCAGGATCAGGAAGTAACGGTCCAGCCCCTTACGGCGGTGATGCTCAAGTTATAG
- a CDS encoding AAA family ATPase produces the protein MKNRKIAPLILRTGEKKTGRILVLTGARQTGKTTLARALFPQYQFLSIEDPVLRETYGQLTAAQWKTAYPLAILDEVQKAPRLIESIKAAYDQWEDVRYVLTGSSQILLMEKVRESLAGRCTIIELYPLTLPELRTESWEDPVEDSPCQKLLQRPAAIKEMISQLLPDFRLDPLYHTKRQAWDFYCHFGAYPALTEKSLDDQDRRDWLSNYVRTYLERDVRDLASFRDLEPFIRVQRYLAQATAQLINYAEISRHTGISLKTVQRYVQYLSYSYQAIVLPPYFRNPQKRLAKAPKIHFLDQGVLQGILGKWGNPSGNEFESLVIAEIYKQIRTKESPWVLYHLRTLDGREVDLVLEGSEGFLAFEIKMTDRVSPVDARHLRDLSQFLDKPLIHSFVLSQDPVTRELSPGITALHCAYFLG, from the coding sequence ATGAAGAACAGGAAAATCGCCCCCCTTATTCTGAGAACAGGGGAGAAAAAAACTGGCCGCATTCTTGTTCTAACCGGGGCCCGTCAAACCGGAAAAACCACCCTGGCCCGGGCCCTATTTCCTCAGTATCAATTTTTAAGCATAGAAGATCCGGTGCTCCGGGAAACCTATGGACAGCTTACCGCCGCCCAATGGAAAACCGCCTATCCCCTGGCAATTCTTGATGAAGTTCAAAAGGCTCCCCGGCTTATCGAAAGTATCAAAGCTGCCTACGATCAATGGGAAGACGTACGGTATGTGCTTACCGGCTCAAGTCAGATTTTGCTGATGGAAAAGGTGCGGGAAAGTCTGGCGGGCCGTTGTACCATCATCGAACTGTACCCCCTTACCCTGCCGGAACTGCGGACTGAATCATGGGAAGACCCGGTAGAGGACTCTCCCTGTCAGAAACTCCTTCAGAGACCGGCCGCCATAAAGGAAATGATTTCCCAGTTGCTCCCTGATTTTCGGCTCGACCCCCTATACCACACAAAAAGACAGGCCTGGGACTTTTATTGCCATTTTGGGGCCTATCCTGCCCTCACCGAAAAGAGTCTGGACGACCAGGATCGGCGGGATTGGCTGAGCAATTATGTACGGACCTATCTGGAACGGGACGTTCGGGATTTAGCAAGTTTTCGGGATCTAGAACCCTTTATACGGGTCCAGCGGTACCTCGCCCAGGCTACGGCTCAGCTTATAAACTACGCGGAGATAAGTCGCCATACGGGGATATCCCTCAAGACGGTGCAGCGGTATGTTCAGTACCTTTCATATAGTTATCAAGCAATTGTGCTGCCCCCTTATTTCAGGAATCCGCAGAAACGCCTTGCAAAGGCTCCAAAGATCCATTTCCTGGATCAGGGGGTTCTCCAGGGGATCCTGGGGAAATGGGGGAACCCTTCGGGGAACGAATTCGAAAGTCTCGTGATTGCGGAGATATATAAACAGATCCGCACCAAAGAAAGCCCCTGGGTTTTGTATCACCTGCGCACCCTGGATGGGCGGGAAGTAGACCTGGTGCTCGAAGGATCAGAAGGGTTTCTGGCCTTTGAAATAAAAATGACCGATCGGGTCAGCCCTGTCGATGCACGACACTTGCGGGACCTTTCCCAATTTCTGGACAAACCCTTGATCCATAGCTTTGTGCTTTCCCAGGATCCGGTTACTCGAGAACTCTCGCCCGGGATTACCGCTCTGCACTGTGCGTATTTTTTGGGGTAG
- a CDS encoding PfkB family carbohydrate kinase gives MQLYSPRIIVIGQGEGGAMLLEQNSQSIHFPAIKTRPVVSTIGAGDALFASFLNFYVKGFPAQEALKRAMVFASWKIGTRGAAQGFLNAQEFEQVYSQVEGTAK, from the coding sequence ATGCAACTCTACAGTCCTCGAATCATTGTTATCGGCCAGGGAGAGGGAGGGGCTATGCTCCTTGAACAGAATAGCCAGAGCATTCATTTTCCCGCCATAAAAACGCGCCCCGTAGTTTCTACTATCGGGGCAGGGGATGCTTTGTTTGCTTCATTTCTCAATTTTTATGTTAAAGGGTTCCCGGCGCAAGAAGCCCTTAAGCGCGCCATGGTCTTTGCTAGCTGGAAGATTGGCACCAGGGGCGCCGCCCAGGGGTTCTTGAATGCCCAGGAGTTTGAACAAGTTTATTCGCAGGTAGAAGGAACTGCGAAATAG
- a CDS encoding pyridoxal phosphate-dependent aminotransferase family protein — translation MGTREDLFSKCYAFTAAEEARKEGWYPYFRPIEANRGNKVIIEGREMIMAGSNNYLGLAFDERVREAAIKAVEKYGTSCSGSRFMNGTLALHEELEWRLARFVGKEAALTFTTGYQTNLGSISALIGRSDHVVTDKFDHASIMDGIFLSTGLNKHVNLHRFKHNDIDDLQKVLEKIPPGEPILIVLDGVFSMEGDIARLPEIRKIADQFGARIYLDEAHAIGVIGPTGRGTVEHYGNVAQADLIMCTFSKSFGSIGGFVAGDAAVIDYIRHFARPLIFSASMPPANIAAAAKALEIIEAEPERIQRLQAIAQKMLRGFKELGFDIGTAETPIVPLHIKDNQKTFLFWKALYEAGIYVNPVIAPAVPPNGALIRTSYMAIHTDEELDTILEVSGQVGKRLGIIP, via the coding sequence ATGGGAACACGAGAAGATCTATTTAGCAAGTGTTACGCCTTTACCGCCGCCGAAGAGGCCCGAAAAGAAGGGTGGTATCCCTACTTCCGTCCTATCGAAGCGAACCGGGGAAACAAGGTAATCATCGAAGGCCGAGAGATGATTATGGCGGGGTCCAACAACTACCTCGGCCTTGCCTTTGACGAACGGGTCCGAGAAGCCGCTATTAAGGCGGTGGAAAAGTACGGCACCAGTTGTTCCGGTTCCCGCTTCATGAACGGAACCCTGGCACTTCACGAAGAACTCGAGTGGCGCCTTGCCCGCTTTGTGGGTAAAGAGGCAGCCCTTACCTTTACCACGGGCTATCAGACCAATTTAGGGAGCATCTCCGCCCTCATCGGTCGGAGTGACCATGTGGTAACCGACAAATTCGACCACGCTTCCATCATGGATGGCATCTTTTTAAGCACCGGCCTTAACAAACACGTGAATTTGCATCGATTCAAGCATAATGATATCGACGATTTACAGAAGGTTTTAGAAAAAATCCCCCCAGGGGAACCCATCCTCATCGTACTCGATGGGGTCTTCAGCATGGAGGGGGATATCGCCCGGCTCCCCGAAATCCGTAAAATCGCCGACCAGTTCGGGGCCCGCATCTATCTTGATGAGGCCCACGCCATCGGGGTTATTGGCCCTACCGGCCGGGGGACAGTAGAACACTACGGGAATGTGGCGCAGGCGGACCTTATCATGTGTACCTTTTCCAAATCTTTTGGTTCAATTGGGGGTTTTGTGGCGGGCGATGCGGCGGTCATAGATTATATCCGCCACTTTGCCCGGCCCCTTATCTTTAGCGCCAGCATGCCCCCCGCGAACATTGCCGCCGCAGCCAAGGCTCTGGAAATCATCGAAGCCGAACCAGAGCGGATACAGCGGCTCCAGGCCATTGCTCAAAAGATGCTTCGGGGCTTTAAAGAGCTTGGTTTTGACATTGGCACCGCCGAAACCCCCATCGTTCCTCTGCATATTAAGGATAACCAGAAAACCTTCCTCTTCTGGAAAGCCCTGTACGAAGCGGGGATTTACGTAAATCCCGTTATAGCCCCAGCGGTTCCTCCCAATGGGGCCCTTATCAGAACCTCCTACATGGCTATTCATACCGACGAAGAACTGGATACAATCCTTGAAGTATCTGGCCAGGTAGGGAAACGGTTAGGGATTATTCCGTAA
- a CDS encoding TIM-barrel domain-containing protein, giving the protein MHYRKIDTPENYVFSTSTPQELQVPSGGEAVRTIVRSPRYPEVYVKLKKLGPALYRYRGSSDRWKAETEKLVALTPFAQNEETPESANGSEKDQSLFFSEKTADGAETEALSCVLASDGGLSLLSGEQVVLRGLGLGLNGKRWMLRFAYNERHRYFGLGGKNLGFEVSGKRTLFWNTDLFAEFSWEEIEQSKADPLYASFPVLIGHDPDSGVWYALVMDAPWPGFMNIGATEGIFGARPFTRYLYLGAHNGEPDVWILMDRRPDRLVQGIQQLQGTFSLPPLWALGHHQCRWGYRSAEDLERIAAEYEKRGIPNDGLWLDIDYMDGFRVFTVEKTHFPRGAEHIRALKERGYQVVPILDPGLRRDEAYGPYKEAVERRLLCETKEGISYTGFVWPGYTVFPDFSLEKTRSWWAQKVTDFTKTYGFSGYWIDMNDPATGSAPLEDMRFKQGKLKQEAFHNLYALGMAIATRQGLEAAYPEKRPFLISRSAFLGMARYSGMWTGDNVSNETHLKASIPFSLNLSVSGMPFQGPDVPGFAGNASAALMETWYKAGFLFPFLRNHNVHSAQDQEPWTRGPATEKVVAEYIRSRYKLIPYLYQLWIEQEEIGSPVMRPLWYQYPEETWTFSCDDQFLIGPSLMHAPLTSLTEKGRIVRLPKGHWFDWNRGQVIAGGQELEVQPGRMETPLYIRCPGVLPLLPGQRTTNQKDLRMVDFLILVQEGDTGVYRYRADDGETLEYRKGVYSELEIHYTCAGGLLRLEVQTLRDAYGPVHYTFQIPSSLACRGVVLNGKEVPPHRNRVSLVGKRLECYGVRGE; this is encoded by the coding sequence ATGCACTATAGAAAAATAGATACCCCTGAAAATTATGTGTTTAGCACCAGTACCCCTCAGGAACTCCAGGTCCCCTCCGGGGGAGAGGCGGTGAGAACCATCGTCCGGAGCCCCCGATATCCAGAGGTTTATGTAAAACTAAAAAAGCTGGGACCCGCTTTGTACCGGTACCGCGGAAGCTCCGATCGCTGGAAAGCGGAAACGGAAAAACTCGTGGCCCTGACACCCTTTGCACAAAATGAGGAAACCCCTGAATCGGCAAACGGATCGGAGAAGGACCAATCTCTATTCTTCTCTGAAAAAACCGCGGATGGAGCAGAGACAGAGGCCCTTTCCTGTGTTCTTGCCTCCGATGGCGGGCTAAGCCTTTTGTCCGGCGAGCAGGTTGTTTTGCGGGGCCTTGGGCTGGGACTTAATGGCAAGCGCTGGATGCTCCGTTTTGCATATAACGAAAGGCACCGTTATTTTGGGCTGGGCGGGAAAAACCTGGGATTTGAAGTTTCGGGAAAGCGGACCCTTTTCTGGAATACCGACCTCTTTGCGGAGTTCAGCTGGGAAGAAATAGAACAATCAAAAGCGGACCCCCTGTATGCGAGTTTTCCCGTTCTCATTGGCCACGATCCGGACAGTGGCGTCTGGTATGCCCTTGTGATGGATGCTCCCTGGCCGGGCTTCATGAATATCGGAGCCACCGAAGGCATCTTTGGTGCCCGGCCGTTCACTCGCTATCTCTATCTGGGGGCCCACAATGGGGAGCCCGATGTGTGGATCCTCATGGATAGGCGGCCGGACCGCTTAGTCCAGGGAATCCAGCAATTGCAGGGGACCTTCTCTCTTCCTCCCCTGTGGGCGCTGGGGCATCATCAGTGTCGTTGGGGATACCGATCCGCAGAGGACCTCGAGCGGATTGCCGCCGAGTATGAAAAGCGGGGAATTCCCAACGATGGACTCTGGCTTGATATCGATTATATGGATGGTTTTCGGGTGTTTACCGTGGAAAAGACCCATTTTCCCCGGGGCGCTGAGCACATCCGGGCTCTTAAAGAGCGAGGATACCAGGTAGTACCAATCCTGGATCCAGGACTCCGCCGGGACGAAGCCTACGGCCCCTATAAGGAGGCAGTGGAGCGCCGTCTGCTCTGTGAAACGAAAGAAGGTATCTCGTATACGGGTTTTGTGTGGCCCGGGTATACGGTGTTTCCCGATTTTTCTTTAGAAAAAACCCGCTCCTGGTGGGCCCAAAAAGTAACGGACTTTACAAAGACCTATGGATTTAGTGGCTACTGGATCGATATGAATGATCCCGCTACTGGTTCCGCCCCCCTGGAAGACATGCGCTTTAAACAGGGTAAACTTAAGCAAGAAGCCTTTCACAACCTCTATGCCCTGGGTATGGCCATCGCTACTCGCCAGGGCCTGGAAGCCGCCTATCCAGAAAAACGCCCCTTCCTCATAAGTCGTTCCGCCTTCTTGGGTATGGCCCGCTATAGTGGCATGTGGACCGGCGATAATGTGTCCAACGAAACCCACCTTAAAGCGAGCATCCCCTTTAGCCTCAATCTTTCCGTTTCAGGGATGCCCTTCCAGGGGCCCGATGTACCGGGTTTCGCGGGAAACGCCAGCGCCGCCCTGATGGAAACCTGGTATAAGGCGGGCTTCCTGTTTCCTTTTTTGCGGAACCATAACGTACACAGCGCCCAGGACCAGGAACCTTGGACCCGTGGGCCTGCTACCGAAAAAGTGGTAGCCGAATACATTCGCTCCCGTTATAAACTGATTCCCTATCTCTATCAGCTCTGGATTGAACAAGAAGAGATCGGTTCGCCGGTGATGCGCCCCCTGTGGTACCAGTATCCTGAAGAAACGTGGACCTTCTCCTGCGACGATCAATTTTTGATTGGGCCTTCTCTTATGCATGCACCTCTTACCAGCCTAACAGAAAAGGGGCGGATAGTACGGCTTCCGAAGGGGCACTGGTTTGACTGGAACCGGGGCCAGGTTATAGCAGGGGGGCAGGAATTGGAAGTGCAGCCCGGAAGAATGGAGACACCCCTCTATATTCGTTGTCCGGGGGTGCTTCCCCTTTTGCCGGGGCAGAGAACAACCAATCAGAAAGATCTGCGAATGGTGGACTTTCTGATCCTTGTGCAAGAAGGGGATACGGGGGTATATCGCTATCGGGCCGACGACGGGGAAACCCTGGAGTATCGAAAGGGAGTCTACAGTGAGCTTGAAATTCACTATACCTGTGCCGGAGGTCTGCTGCGCCTAGAAGTACAAACCCTCCGTGATGCCTACGGGCCGGTGCACTACACTTTCCAGATCCCCTCTTCTCTGGCGTGCCGTGGGGTAGTATTGAACGGCAAAGAGGTCCCCCCACACAGAAACCGGGTCTCCCTCGTAGGAAAGAGACTTGAGTGTTATGGGGTGCGGGGGGAGTAG